The window TATAGGCTTGCGCTCGATTCTTCCCTAGGGCATACAATCTGGCATTGATGCTAATAATTGTCCAGGCTACCACTGTCCCTCATCAGGTGAGGCCAGATCAGCAAAAAAAATGTCCACCAAAGTAAAATTGGCAGGGCAACGAGGATGGTGACCCAAACCGTTTTTACCAAAGCCCAACTACTAGCGATGATCATTGTTCCGGTCAGCAGAATTGACCAAGGCTGACACCACCAGGGTTTATAACTCCAAGGGTCTGAAGGCTTTTGCTTTTGTTTAGACAAGATTGGACAACCCGTTGCCGTTTGACATAGTACAGCCGCTCATTCTAACAATGATAGCGGTTGAAGGTAAAGGCACTAGCAGCTAGGGGTTGACTTAGTTTTAGGAACTGTTGCTGAGGTTTGGAGATTAGATACAGTTTATTGCTTAATACTCTGGATGTTGTTTTGGGGTGTTACCGACTGAATCTTTGGGTTCACCCAATTTAATCCGTTAACTTTTTCCCATCACCCATTACCATGCCCGAACCTGAGTCCCAACCTGCTCCTGATCCATCCCATGAGCCAACCTTTGCTGATCTCAACACGCCAGCTACCGTAGAGATCAAAGACTTGATTGCCAAACTTCAACAATCTCACGACTTGCAGTACAAACTGATCAATATGGAAACTTGGGCATTGGCGGCAACGATGGATAATTTTTTGCCCGGTTTTTGGAGTCGCTTCTTAGCCAATCGTCGCAAGGCACTTCAGCAGTTTTTGCAACGGAAGCGAACGGATAACTCCAAAAAAATAGAGGTGCCTGAATCATCTTCCTCTGGTGAACCCAAATGACAGACAGGAAGAGCGTACAGGCTAGATGGAGTCAGGTTTTGAGGTAATGGCAAAAAAATCAGACATTAACTTCAATCCCTAATTAATTTATGACCTCCCTACTCCTGGTTTATAGAAACGCAGAAAGTTGGCGTCGAATCTATAAAAAAAGCGATCGCGTGTAGATACAGCGTTTCATCTCATCTTGTCAATCCCTTATTAGTCAGAATCACTTCATCAATAAGACCGCCCTATTGGATTAAATAAACGCCAATTACCACCCTAGAAAGAGGAGTTCATGAGCTTTTCTTTCTTAACATTAATTTGGAATTATCAATCGTTAAAAACTTTAGGAGTTTTTTATGAATAAGCAAGAAAAAATCAAAATCAATACTCCTGACGAGCGGACGGCTCAAGTTACTCAAGATATAGGACTTTCTCCCGATAAGCCAGAAAGACCTGACAGCAATGATGCGGTCAATCCTGGCGATAAAATAGACCCATCCGCTCAAACGATTGAAGAAAAAGCAGAGCAAGTCGCCGTTGATGCCCCTGACATCACTGGCGACCATATTAAGGTTCCGACCTACTTTGTGGTTGATGAACCTGAAGGGGAGCAAAAGGCGCTACACCACGTTAAGGATGCGGAAGAGATTTCTGATGTGATTCGCCAAGCCCGCACCGACGAAGAAGGGAATCGTAATTGGCGATAACTAGCTCAATTAACCCACCTGAGGCTCAACTTGCGGCAGCCCCATGCTGTAGTTGACGACACGACTTTCCAAGTTATAGCTGATTTCACCGCTCTGTAAAAGCGATCGCATCAAATGCTCCAAATCCGAACCAATGCGACGTAGGTTGTATTCGGTTAAATCTGCCCCATCGTAAGATTCCACCAATTCATCAAATTTGCGATACACCTTTTGCAGAGCGTCTTCATTCCAATTTAATTCGTTGTCGGGGTCAACATCTAAGGTTAAAACGTTTGGACTTTCGACCAGTTCATTACCATCAACTTCCGCCGTATAGATGCGAATGTGACGTGTTGTGGACTTCAGTAGCATAGAGACTCTCCTACAGGCACTGATATTATTTTTAACTAATTGTAAACATACATAAACACATCCGCGTTCTGTAAGTCAAAACAGGCTGGTGTGGTTAGCGAGGTTTATTGGCTCCTGCCCTGCGCTCCTGTGTGTTCATCAATTCTTCGACACTGAATCACGGGTTACCCTGGTTTGAGCAAAAAAATTCACCGATTGGCGTACAACGTCACAAAAAAATAGACGGCTAAAATTGTGCTGTTGGGCTTTGAACACCCGCAAAACTCAACCTCATGGGCACAAGTGGTTAGGATGACGCACAGCCAAAATCTTCTCCAGTAATGATAAGTTAAAAATTTCCAGAGTATAGACCTAAGGTACAATACGCCGATTGAGGCTGATACTCTATATATGAAAGTCAGGCAGAGCAACCAATCCATGGTTCTAAAAAACATGCGCGATCCAATGGATGACATCGCTCAACAAGCTCGCCAGGGTAGTGTTGCGGCGATCATTCAAACGCTGAATGAACAGCTAATAGATGTGGGCATCAGAACCCGCGCCGTTTTGGCCGACGGCATCCTGCAACTTTTGTGTGAGGCGGCAATACCTGAGCAACTCGAACAGTCTGTAACGGTAGCAAAAATAAAGCAGATTCTGGAAGAGATTGCACCGCGTAACATTCGTCGTGTCAAAATCAACAGCCGAATCGTGCGAGAGCAACAATTGCTGTGGTTGGAAGAAATTAACCGTGACCCAGACAATCAGTTACTTTGGTCTGAAGAAATTATTCTGACCAAGCCAACTTTATTCAAGCAACTGGTGGAGAATCGCCAAAATCACCAAACAGCTTCTAGAAAGAAGCTCAGTTTACCCAAAACTTCCTCGCCTTATCTCAGAGAAAAAAATCCTTACTGGCGGGGCATTTTAAGTGGTGTGGGCTTGAGCTTACTTCTTTTGTTCCTGGGCTGGCTCCTTCATGAGTGGTTAGCTCCAAAACTGCATCCTCAAACAACGTCTCAAGCCGTCAACAGCAAAACTAACTCCTCACAAACGTCAGGGATTGCCCAACGACAGCTCTCATCACCCACCTCCGATCCATTTGCACAGGCTGTGCGGCTCGCTGAGCAAGCCTCTACGGCGGGTAAAACGATTCAAACATCAGCTCAGTGGTTAGATGTGGCAGCTAAGTGGGAGCGAGCCTCCGATTTAATGAAGGCCGTCAAGCCTGATGACCACCGCTATAAGACCGCTCAAGACCGCATGAAGCTTTATCGAAAAAATAGCGAGGCTGCTCAAAAGCAAGCTACTCAGAGGCGCTCTTAAAGGCTGCTCTCCAAAGAAGTCTGAGGTTTTGGTAAAAAACCGATCAAACTGGGAACACTAAATCTTAGCAAGATCGCTTTTTTAAGAGTGGGTCTGGTCAAGGTCTGTAATGTCAGAACTTTAGAAATAAGATTTGTGCAACAAGCCTCATGGATACAGAACCCGTCATGTCCTCGCTGAAACAAGAGTTTCAGAGCCGCTTTGCTAGTACGCCCCACGACCCCAATAGGAACAAAAACTCAGTCCCCCTAGGAAACGATTCGCTCTCCTGTCTGTCCACTCCCGTTGAGCCAGTTTTCACCCCAGAGCAAAAGGGTTCACTGATGCAGTACACGGCCCAGTCCGCTCAAATCGGGCAACACATTACCCAGATTATTCTCACCACTCCAGAGCCACAAACCTTACTCACCAAAGTGGCTAAAGTTTTAGGAGAAATTTTTCAGGTCGATACGTGCTTGGTTATGGCCTTAGCCCAGCCGGGTGAGCCGTTGATCGCTAATCCGATTACAACACCTCAAATGGCTTTATGGTGTGCCAATGACTTTCCCGGTTTACCAATTGATGATTATTCCTCACTCTGGGAACACCCAGTACTCCAAGTGGACTGGGGAAGTCATCAACCTCTAGCGATTTCCGACCTACAAACATCGGAGGCTTGGTCTAACGCTGACGGTTGCCCGGAAGGACTGAGTGTTAGGGCGGTTTTGAAAATCCCCACTTGGTTTCAGTCTGCGATAAACGGGATGATCGTTTTAGGGCGATCGCAGCCTCACGAATGGACGACACCAGAACAAGACCTATTAACCCTAGTGGCGGAATCCGTCGCACTCGCCCTGTCTCATGTCCAGCTCACCCGGCAAGTTCTGGGCTTCGCCCACTCGCGAACCTTGCTCACTCAGTTGAGTCTGGCTATGCACAGCACGGATAATCTCCAGGAAATTCTCCAGATGGCGATCGCTTCTACGGCTCAATCCCTTCAGGTCGGTCGCGGTCTACTCCTGTTGTTAACCTACACCCATCCTCTGGGTAACAGCCGACCTTCGGTTCACCTGCCGCAAATCAAGGTAACAGTAGCGGGGGAGTGGTTAGAGGACACGGCAGGGCCATCGCCAATCTCCAACGAAAGTCCTTCTTCCCTGTTAAACCAATCCTTTTGGCTTTCCGAGTCTTGCTTATGCCAACAAGCGTTTAGAGATGCCCCAGCACCCATGATTATTTCAGACTGTCAAGAGTCTGGTGCGATTGATCGGCGAGGAGAGAGCCTCTCCATTTTTGAGCGAGAAATGATGCCAGCGTTACTAATTGTGCCTCTGATTGGCTCACCCAGTAACGCACCTGCCGCCTCAACAGTGTTGGGATTTTTAGTGTTGCAACATTGTCAACCTCGCCCCTGGCACACAGATGAATTAGAGTTAGTCGAGGGAGTCGCGGCTCAGGTCAGTGCCGCCATCATTCAGAATCAAACACTGCGGCAAGTACAATCTCTTGTTGAAGATCGTACCGCGCAGTTACAGCACAGTTTAGAAATTCAGGCTCAGTTATATGAAAAAACGCGGCAGCAGATTGACCAGCTACAGCAATTAAATCAGCTCAAGGAAGAATTCATGAGTAGTATGAGTCATGAGCTGCGGACGCCTCTAACCACGATGAGTCTGGCGATTCGGATGTTACGTCAACCCACACTCCCGCCAGAACGACGTCAGAAGTACCTAGAAATCCTGGAGCAGGAGTGCAATAAAGAAATTGAATTAATTAATGACTTACTGAGTTTGCAGCAGCTAGAAGCCGATCAAGCCTCGATTCAACTGCAAAAAATTGACCTAATCCGGCTACTCGACCCATTAGCTCAATCTTTTGAGCAGAAATGGGCTGATAAAAGGTTAACCTTAAAAGTAATAAGTCCTGCACATCCGCTGATTCTTAGCACCGACCCTGATAGCCTGAACCGTATCCTGTTGGAACTCTTGACCAATGCGGGCAAGTATTCTGACTCAGACACAACGGTTCATCTCCAGGTGACTCGCCAAACTCAACCATCGGTGAATCAAGTGGTTCTGACCTTGAGCAATACAGGTTCAGGCATCTCACCCGCAGACTTAGACCATATTTTTGATAAATTTCGTCGCGGTCGAGGTGTAACTCAAAATGCGGTTCAAGGTACGGGACTGGGGCTAGCTTTGGTCAAGTGCTTAGTGCAGCATCTCAACGGTACGATTGAGGTTTCTAGCTGCCCTTTGGAAAACTCTGAGAGTTCTCTGACCTCTTTTACTTTGACCTTGCCTCAGTTACGACAGTTACCCTAAACTTTACCAAACTTTACTTGTTGATTGATTCATTGATACCTTTAAATAAGGAGCCAGTCACTGCTAACACGTTCTGAGATACCAATTCCCTTCTTACTAACAAACCACCAGTTAACAGACTATCCGTTGGCATACTGGCGGGGCACCGACTGAAAATTTCCAACAGTATGCTTACCCCCACTGTACCTAAGCCACTCCGCTGGCAACGAGCAAGATATTCGCCGCTGGCACGCCAAATCGATATTTTTGCATCTGCCTTGAACTTGATGTTCTACTTATGGTGGGACAAGGTGGTTGCCAGAAACTCCCCTCATCACCGCAATCGTCGTGCACAGTGGTTAGTCGGAACTTTGTTAGATTTAGGCCCAACATTTATCAAAATTGGACAAGCCTTATCCACCCGTGCTGATTTGCTACCTAGAGAGTACGTGCAGGCGTTGGGGCAATTACAGGATCGAGTGCCACCCTTTGGTAGTGCCGAAGCGATCGCATTGATTGAATCTGAACTGGGCAACTCGATTCATACGCTGTATCGAGACTTTGATCCTTACCCTCTCGCTTCTGCCAGTTTAGGACAAGTTCATAAGGCCAGACTGCACACAGGTGAAGACGTTGTTGTTAAAGTCCAACGTCCCGGTTTAGAAAGACTCTTCAACCTAGATTTTGAAGTTTTACATCGACTAGTGCGTTTTTTGGAGCGGTTGGCTCCCTCATTCCGAAAGTATGATTTAGAGGCTATTTATCACGAATTTTTTGAGCTTCTTTATAAAGAAATTGACTATATTCACGAAGGTAAAAATGCTGATGGTTTTCGGGTAAATTTTACGGATTATCCTCGCATTATTGTACCCAAAATTTACTGGCGATACACCACAAAGAAAGTTTTAACATTGGAATACCTTCCAGGTATCAAAATTGATGACCGCCAGACGATGGAAGCTTGCGGTATTAATACGAAAGAAATCATCCAGTTAGGTATTTGTTGTTATCTCAAGCAATTGTTACAGGATGGTTTTTTTCAGTCTGACCCCCATCCGGGGAATATGGCAGTCAGTCAGGACGGTCACTTGATTTTCTATGATTTTGGTACCATGACTGAGGTGAAGCCCATTGCTAAAGACCAGATGATCAAAACCTTTTTTGCTGTCTTGAGAAAGGACACGGATGAGGTGATTGATACCTTAACGTACATGGGTTTAATTGAACCTGTGCCAGACATGACGCCTGTCAGGCGGTTAATTGCTTTTACGTTAGAGAAGTTTCGGGAGAAACCGGTAGAACTTCAGGCGTTCGATCAAATGCGTAGCGAAATTTACGCCATGTTCGAGCAGCAACCCTTCCGCTTACCGGCACAGATGACGTTTATTTTAAAGTCCATAACGACGCTGGATGGTATAGCGCGGACTCTCGATCCGGAATATAACCTCTTATCAGCTAGTAAACCTTTTATTAAAAGTCTCACCGTCTCGAAACAAGGGCGGGGGAATGTGGTGGGAGAACTCGCAAGGCAAGCGAAAGACTTTATTCAATATAAATTGCGCCAACCTAATGCCACCGAAATTCTATTGAGGCGATTAGAAGAACGGCTGGAACAGGGTGAAATCCAATTCAATGTTCGGGCGATTGAAAGTGAACGCGCCCTGAAACGGATCAATCTTGCCATCAAGTGCTTGATGTATGCCTGTTTGGCTGGCTTTACCTTATTATCGGGTACGGTGCTATTAGGGACTTATTCTAACTGGGCGATCGCCGCTTTTGCCTTTTCCGGATTCTGGTTCTTAATTCTACTACGCTCTTTAATCAAATTAGCGGTTCGGGAAAGACTGGACAATCTTTCTGAACGGTAGGCGGTAGCCTAACATCTGTTCGTGTCTCAATGGACAATCTTCTCCTCAATGATACAGATACTGATATTGTGATTGGGGATTAAAATTCTCTCTTTCCCCTCTACTTTGAGCAGGGGGGTACCTTGGATGGGGAAGTGGGAATGTAGGGTATATGTTCAAGTTCTATGAATAGTGAACTACTTCAACAAGTTCGAGTTTTAGACCCGGTTTCTGGAACTGACCAACGGGCTGATGTTCTGATTGTAGACGGCTGGATTAAGGCGGTGGAAACGTCTATTTCTGAGATTCCTGGCGATACCGTGGTGCGAAATTGTCAGGGATTGGTTTTAGGGCCAGGACTGGTAGACCTTTATAGCCATTCTGGGGAACCGGGCTTTGAGGAACGGGAAACCTGGTTATCACTGATGGAATCGGCAGCCGCAGGCGGATTCACACGCTTGGCAATTTTACCGGATACCGTCCCTGCATTGGATAACCCCTCTGGGTTAGCTGCATTGAATCAGAAGATACAAGCACTCCAAAAAGCAAGAACAAAAGGAAGTTCTCCCCCTGCCTCTCTTCCTCATCTTTATTGCTGGGGTGCTCTCACTCTGGGTGTCGAAGGGCAGCAAATGACGGAACTGGCTGAATTAGCCGCCGCTGGGGTGGTGGGTTTTGCCGATGGGCGTCCGATCGCGAATCTGGGATTACTGCGACGGGCGTTAGAATACCTGCAACCTTTAGGTAAACCCGTAGCACTTGTCCCTTGTGACCTCAAGTTGGCGGGGAATGGGGTGATGCGAGAGGGGGTGCAATCCTTACGCTTTGGCTTGCCGGGAAATCCTGCGATCTCAGAATCCACTGCCCTCGCTGCCATCTTGGAAGTGGTTGCCGCCATTGGCACTCCTGTACACCTGATGCGTATTTCTACCTGTCGTAGTGTGGAACTCATTGAGGATGCCAAAACACGAGGATTACCTGTAACGGCGAGTACCACTTGGATGCATCTACTGCTCAATACCGAAGCTTTGGGCTGTTATGACCCTAACTTACACTTAGAACCTCCTTTGGGCAATCCCGTTGACCAAGCCGCACTGTTGCGAGGTGTGCGGGAGGGAATTATCGATGCGATCGCCATTGACCACACGCCCTATACTTATGAAGAAAAAACCGTTGCTTTTGCCGAAGCGCCACCGGGTGCGATCGGTTTAGAACTCGCTTTACCCTTACTTTGGCATACCTTGGTCGAGATAGGCGATTGGTCAGCGTTAGAACTATGGCAGCGTATTAGCATAAAACCAGCTATTTGTCTACAACAAACTCCAAATGCGATCGCGCCAGAGCAACCGGCTGAACTGGTTCTGTTCAATCCCCAACAGAAATGGAAAATCGAGAAATATATCCTCAGATCTCACTCTAGCAACACCCCCTGGTTAGAACAACAGCTAACGGGTCGTGTTGTGCAAACCTGGTGCCCCATTCAGGGATTGGAGAGTGGAGATTAAAAATTAGGTGGACAGCAAAAAGGATAGGCAGTCTCTACAGGTAAGGTGGGCATTGCCCACCTTAAATCCCAGAATCATTGCTGACTTGACTTAGCTGGATAAATCGGCCCCTCACCCAATTCACCCACACGATTGAGAGGCCAAAATCGGACTATGGCTTTGCCAATAATGTTGTCACGAGGGACAGCTCCCCAATAGTGACTATCACAGCTATTATTGCGATTATCACCTAGTACAAGGTAAGAGCTTTTAGGCACCCTAAAAGGACCAAATTCATAGCCAGGAGGAGCTTCGATATACTTCTCCTGTATCAGTTTTCCGTTAATATAAACCTGTTTTTCTCTAACTTCCACTTTTTCTCCAGGTAAGCCAACAATGCGTTTGATAAATGCATCACGAGGAGCTTCTGGATTCTTGGTCAGAGGATTAGTACAATGACCCGCCTCTTTAGGAGCCATAAACACTACAATATCTCCTCGTTGAGGTTCTTGGAAGCGATACCTGACTTTATCAATAATCAAGCGGTCATTAATCTGGAGCGTTGGTAGCATCGAACCCGAAGGAATATAGCGGGCTTCTGCCACGAAGCTGCGAATCCCGAAGGCAAGAATACCACTTAAGGCGATTGTTTTTACGGCTTCAACCCAAGCATTCTCACCTTTTTGTACAGGTTGTTTATCAGGCTCTTGGTTTTGTGTAGGAGTCATTGCTGTTTAATAACGATAATTCAATCTCACGGCTTACTTAGGAGTTGCAGGAACAGGACCTTCACCCAGCTCGCCCACCCGATTCGGAGGCCAGAATCGGATCACCGCCCGACCAATAATTTTGCTGCGGGGGACATAACCCCAATAGTGAGAATCGTAACTATCGTTGCGGTTATCTCCCAGAACGAGGTATTGGTTAGAGGGTACCGTTCCACCTTTAATCTTGAGCCGACTGTTAAATTCCTTAGTACTAAAATTGTAATTCGGCTTTTCTTCAATATACTTTTCCCGTAGGGGTTGATGATTGACATAAACTCGTCCCTCTTTCACCTCAACCTTATCCCCAGGGAGACCAATCACCCGCTTGATAAAAGGGTATTGGTAATTTTGCTGCTTGAGAACTTCAGGGGGAGAAAATACAACAATGTCTCCCCGTGCTGGGTCTCGAAAGTCGTAACTGATCTTATCAATGATCAGGCGGTCATTAATCTGTAGCGTTGGCAGCATCGATTCTGAAGGAATGTAGCGGGCTTCCGCCACAAAGCTGCGAATCCCAAAAGCGAGAATACCACTCAAGGCAATCGTCTTGATGGCTTCTACCCAAGGATTTTCAGCGTCTTGTAGAGACTGTTTCTTAGGCTCTTGATCCTGCAAACGAGTCATAACTGTTCAATCACCATGGAGTTACGAGTTTCAGTGACGGGGAAAAGCCGATGAGTCGCTAAGACCATCCCATCTAAATAAATGGGTTCTTACATATAACTGTACAAATTTAAATGCGACTATAGAATCACCGTCGAATTTTAGCATCCTCTTATGTCTTCTGACTTCTGTCTGCTCATCCGCAACGCTCGTATACTTTTGCCAACGGGTGAGTTTTTAATGGGAGATATCCAGACTCGTGGTCGAGAAATCGTTCAGGTTGCACCAGAAATCACGACTTCTGCCACCGAGGCGGATAAAGTGATAGACGCAAACGGGCTGACTTTGTTGCCAGGGGTCATCGATCCTCAAGTACATTTTAGAGAGCCAGGGTTAGAACATAAGGAAGATTTATTTACAGCAAGCTGTGCTTGTGCTAAAGGTGGAGTCACGTTGTTTATGACAAGGGCAAGTTGAACACCGATGTGAGAGGAACAGCGTTGAGTTTCGATGTTAGTCATTAATTTCTGAGTAAGCGGTGCGTTAACGAGGTGTAACGCACCATCTGATGTTAATGAACAACGGTTAGGCATGATGAGGTGTGATAGACCCTTTTAGGTCGCATAGATGGCAACCCATTGCATATCATCTTGCGGGTGTAGAATATGAACGCCACGAATTGACCAACAACATCCTAATTTTTGCCGCTACCCATCAAGTACAGTAATGCCATCCGCACCGCAACACCACTCGTTACTTGCTGAGAAATCAGACTAAACTCTGGATCGTCCATCAAGTCAGAGCTAACTTCTACCCCTCGGTTGACCGGGCCTGGGTGGAGAATTTTAACATCGGGTTTGCACAGTTTTAAGCGATCGCGTGTAATTCCAAAATGTTGATGGTATTCTCGTAAACTTGGCAACAAATGTGAGGTCATGCGCTCTTTTTGTAGCCGTAAAGTCATCACAAAATCGGCATCTTTCAATGCGGGTTCGAGTTCCCAGTGGAGAAAAATATTCCGATTGGGTAGGGAAGAATCTCCAATTTGAGCCAACAACTTAGGGAGTAGTGTTGGTGGGCCTGCCAGATGCACTTCGGCCTTGCTAGATGTCAAACTCCAGATATTAGAACGGGCAACCCGTGAGTGCAAAATGTCCCCCACAATCGCAATCTTTTTCCCCGCTAAAAGCCCTAATCGAGGATATTCAAAATCAATTAGAGATGTAATCGTAAACAGGTCAAGCAAACCTTGGGAGGGATGTTCGTGCTGTCCATCGCCCGCATTGAGGATGCTGACTCGGACACCAAGTTGATTCATTTCAGCCGCGATCGCATGGGGTACCCCAGCTTCCCGATGGCGAATCACCATCATATCCGCTCCCATTGCCAGATAGGTCTTCGCCGTATCCAGAATGGTTTCCCCTTTGGTTAGGGAAGAGGTACCCGCAGCAAAATTGAGCGTATCGGCAGACAGACGCCTTGCCGCCAACTCAAAACTACTGCGAGTTCTCGTCGAGGGTTCAAAGAACAGATTGGCAACCACTTGCCCCTGCAACGCGGGTACCTTTTTCGTTCGCGTTGAGAGTACCTCCCGAAAGCTAGCAGCCGTTTGCAAGACTGTATCGAATTCTGCGGGTGTGAAATCAGCCAACCCAAGAACGTGGCGGCGTGTCCAAACGGTAGTAGCCATAGAGATGGGTTAAAACTAACTATTAGCCAACATACCGCGATCGAGGGAGTTTCAGCGCGGTTCATCTTTAGGATTTAACCAAACCGTTATGGCGTAAGCTAATCAGCATTTAAATCGCATCATCTCTTTTGCCCAGCACCTCTGCACCTGTGCACCCCCGCTCCCGATTAGGGGTTCAAATGCATAACCTTTAAGGAAAACGAAATCAGCGAGAGGAAAATTATAAACCCAACAGCATCTAGCATGGTGGTGAGTAGGGGGCCGCTAATCAGTGCGGGATCGAGTTTGAGTCGTTTCATCGCCATGGGTAACAATGTTCCTAGGGTCACAGCCACAAAGACATTCATCGCCATAACTGTCCCTGCTACTAAGGCCACCCAACGTTCTTGGGGTGCGGCCCAAATTAAGGAGAGGGCAATCATGGTGAGACCTAAGCATAGGGCAGTACCCAAACCGGCCAGAATTTCTTTGCGTAGAATCTTCAGGGTATCTTTGGGGGTGACCTCGCCCACACCGAGTCCTCGGATGGTTACCGTTAACGCTTGAATGCCCACGGTGCCCCCTGTGTTGGAAAAAATAGGCATGATTACGGCTAACACAGGTACCAGGGAAATCACTTTTTGAAAGGGTGCGATCGCACTCGCCGCTCCGATGTACAATCCCATCACACCCACAAGCCAGGGTAGGCGCTTGCGAATGGTGATCCAGGGAGGAGACAATGCCGCTTCATCTCCACCACTTACCCCTGCCAATTTCTGAATATCTTCTGTCGCTTCTTCCTCCAAAATGTCCACGACATCATCAATTGTGACAATCCCCACCAAACGGTCTTCGCGGTCAACCACAGGCAAAGCCAGCAAGTCATAGCGCTTCATAAGTTGGGCGACTTCTTCCTGAGGCATGTCGGTGCGGGTTTTAATCAGGCGATCGCTGGCAATATCGTGGATCAGGGCATTAGGCAGCGAAAATAACAGTTGCCGTAGGGATACAACCTGAACGAGTTTGTGGTTGTCATCGGTGACGTAGGCGTAGTAAATTGTTTCCTTATCTTGGTCAGTCAGGCGGATCTTATTGAGGGCTTCTTCAACCGTTAAGCCTCCCCGTAACTGCACGAATTCCGTCGTCATCACACGTCCGGCAGTGCCTTCGGCATAGCCTAAAATCATCGCCGTCGCTTGACGTTCAGCGGCACTGAGTCGTTGCAAAAGCCGCTTGACTACCCCAGCCGGTAATTCATCAAATAATTCTGCCCGGTCATCGGGACTCATTGCCTCGACAATCTGAAAAACCTGGGTATCGTGTAGGGCACCAATCAGTTCTTCTTGAATCTCCGGTGGTAAATATTCAAACACACCGATCGCTTGATCTTTCTGGAGAATGCGAAAAGCGATCGCTCTGCGTTCCGGAGATAAATCGGAAATAAATTCGCCTACATCTACCTCTGGCAAGCGATTCAGGGCAGTTTTGAGCTGGTTTAAATCGGCAACATCAAAGAGTGTATTGCGAACATCTTGAGTAAGCATAAAACCTCCTAATTCTCCCTCATGCAGGAGAGAAGGCTCATCCAGCACTCAGGCAGTTACTACTGTTCAAAAATGGACTTCGATCCATAGAATCGATAACAATTAAGGCTGGCAATTGCCATCATTACCAGTAGGCAGCTCGTCCAGATAACGTTCGCAATGGCAGGATTGGGTAGTCAATCATTGGGTACATTTGTCGTTACTTTAGGCTAGTGATTGATGTTTTTTTTGAGTCAAGCGAT of the Allocoleopsis franciscana PCC 7113 genome contains:
- the lepB gene encoding signal peptidase I gives rise to the protein MTPTQNQEPDKQPVQKGENAWVEAVKTIALSGILAFGIRSFVAEARYIPSGSMLPTLQINDRLIIDKVRYRFQEPQRGDIVVFMAPKEAGHCTNPLTKNPEAPRDAFIKRIVGLPGEKVEVREKQVYINGKLIQEKYIEAPPGYEFGPFRVPKSSYLVLGDNRNNSCDSHYWGAVPRDNIIGKAIVRFWPLNRVGELGEGPIYPAKSSQQ
- the lepB gene encoding signal peptidase I; its protein translation is MTRLQDQEPKKQSLQDAENPWVEAIKTIALSGILAFGIRSFVAEARYIPSESMLPTLQINDRLIIDKISYDFRDPARGDIVVFSPPEVLKQQNYQYPFIKRVIGLPGDKVEVKEGRVYVNHQPLREKYIEEKPNYNFSTKEFNSRLKIKGGTVPSNQYLVLGDNRNDSYDSHYWGYVPRSKIIGRAVIRFWPPNRVGELGEGPVPATPK
- a CDS encoding aspartate carbamoyltransferase catalytic subunit — protein: MATTVWTRRHVLGLADFTPAEFDTVLQTAASFREVLSTRTKKVPALQGQVVANLFFEPSTRTRSSFELAARRLSADTLNFAAGTSSLTKGETILDTAKTYLAMGADMMVIRHREAGVPHAIAAEMNQLGVRVSILNAGDGQHEHPSQGLLDLFTITSLIDFEYPRLGLLAGKKIAIVGDILHSRVARSNIWSLTSSKAEVHLAGPPTLLPKLLAQIGDSSLPNRNIFLHWELEPALKDADFVMTLRLQKERMTSHLLPSLREYHQHFGITRDRLKLCKPDVKILHPGPVNRGVEVSSDLMDDPEFSLISQQVTSGVAVRMALLYLMGSGKN
- the mgtE gene encoding magnesium transporter, producing the protein MLTQDVRNTLFDVADLNQLKTALNRLPEVDVGEFISDLSPERRAIAFRILQKDQAIGVFEYLPPEIQEELIGALHDTQVFQIVEAMSPDDRAELFDELPAGVVKRLLQRLSAAERQATAMILGYAEGTAGRVMTTEFVQLRGGLTVEEALNKIRLTDQDKETIYYAYVTDDNHKLVQVVSLRQLLFSLPNALIHDIASDRLIKTRTDMPQEEVAQLMKRYDLLALPVVDREDRLVGIVTIDDVVDILEEEATEDIQKLAGVSGGDEAALSPPWITIRKRLPWLVGVMGLYIGAASAIAPFQKVISLVPVLAVIMPIFSNTGGTVGIQALTVTIRGLGVGEVTPKDTLKILRKEILAGLGTALCLGLTMIALSLIWAAPQERWVALVAGTVMAMNVFVAVTLGTLLPMAMKRLKLDPALISGPLLTTMLDAVGFIIFLSLISFSLKVMHLNP